From the genome of Nicotiana sylvestris chromosome 2, ASM39365v2, whole genome shotgun sequence, one region includes:
- the LOC104217535 gene encoding uncharacterized protein: protein MQIQSIPGKGNIKIGAYDMHHVFIDFDNKEDHSEVIARNYMTFGRDNTMVIQKWSASFKPDVDSSFTPVGITLPNLPWQYYEWDALCHILGPVGIPLIMDKATMSKTRPTTAKVRVEINLTKPIVQEVLLEFINDEGSKEMVVQKIEYESMPAFCTHCKIRGHSDATCRILHPELKKEVGRKENNLENTAASSKTTQEINHHDTTKKRRKSTDV from the coding sequence ATGCAAATTCAATCTATCCCTGGAAAAGGCAATATCAAGATTGGGGCTTATGATATGCACCACGTCTTCATCGATTTTGATAACAAAGAGGATCACTCTGAGGTTATTGCGAGAAATTACATGACCTTTGGCAGAGATAACACAATGGTTATACAGAAATGGTCAGCTTCATTTAAACCCGATGTCGACTCGTCATTCACTCCTGTTGGGATCACACTGCCTAATCTCCCATGGCAATACTATGAATGGGATGCTCTATGTCACATTCTTGGACCAGTGGGAATTCCTCTAATCATGGATAAGGCAACTATGTCCAAAACAAGGCCCACCACAGCCAAAGTCAGGGTGGAGATTAACTTAACAAAACCTATTGTCCAAGAGGTTTTATTGGAATTTATAAACGACGAAGGCAGTAAAGAAATGGTGGTTCAAAAGATTGAGTATGAAAGCATGCCTGCCTTCTGCACTCATTGCAAGATAAGAGGGCATTCTGATGCTACTTGTAGGATTCTTCATCCAGAACTTAAAAAAGAAGTTGGCAGAAAGGAAAATAATCTCGAGAACACTGCTGCTTCCAGCAAGACCACGCAAGAAATCAACCATCATGATACCaccaaaaaaaggagaaaatcaaCAGACGTTTAG